From Acidaminococcales bacterium, one genomic window encodes:
- the gcvPB gene encoding aminomethyl-transferring glycine dehydrogenase subunit GcvPB: MKKAKELVFELSRPGRRALDLPACDVPRRPIESMLPEAFLRKEPPVLPELSQLDLVRHYTNLSQRNFGLDAGFYPLGSCTMKYNPKINEAVCRLPGFAFAHPLQDEKLSQGALEVIYAVEKYLAEIAGMDAVSSQPAAGAHGELTGIKLIKAYHRSRSDNRTKVIVPDSAHGTNPATATVCGLETVEIKSNPDGSIDLAALKAAAGRDTAALMLTNPSTLGLFESQIVEIAKIVHDAGGLLYYDGANANAILGLVRPGDMGFDVVHFNTHKTFGTPHGGGGPGAGPIGVKTELAPFLPSPVVKYEHGEYSLDYDRPLSIGRVHSFFGNFGVLVRTYAYIRAMGADGLKQASEDAVLNANYCLARLKDAFDSLFDRFCMHECVLTAKKQKASGVKTLDIAKRLLDYGFHPPTIYFPLIVEEAIMIEPTETESRETLDGFVDAMIAIAGEAAASPDLVKKAPHTTAASRLDEAAAARKPVVRWTGI, translated from the coding sequence ATGAAAAAGGCGAAAGAGCTGGTTTTTGAACTTAGCCGCCCCGGACGCCGGGCGCTTGACCTTCCCGCCTGCGACGTGCCGCGCCGTCCGATTGAATCTATGCTGCCGGAGGCTTTTTTGCGCAAGGAGCCCCCTGTCCTGCCTGAACTTAGCCAGCTTGACCTGGTGCGCCACTATACTAACTTGTCGCAGCGCAACTTCGGCCTGGACGCCGGTTTTTATCCGCTCGGCTCCTGCACGATGAAATACAATCCCAAAATAAACGAGGCCGTCTGCCGCCTGCCGGGGTTTGCCTTCGCCCATCCTTTGCAGGATGAAAAGCTCTCCCAGGGGGCGCTGGAAGTAATATACGCGGTGGAGAAATATCTTGCGGAGATAGCGGGCATGGACGCGGTGTCTTCCCAGCCGGCCGCCGGCGCGCACGGCGAATTGACTGGCATCAAGCTGATCAAGGCTTATCACCGCAGCCGCAGCGACAACCGCACGAAAGTAATAGTGCCGGATTCCGCCCATGGCACAAACCCGGCGACAGCCACTGTCTGCGGCCTGGAAACGGTGGAAATCAAATCCAATCCGGACGGCTCCATCGACCTGGCCGCGCTGAAAGCGGCGGCCGGCCGGGACACGGCCGCCCTTATGCTGACAAATCCCAGTACGCTCGGCCTTTTTGAAAGCCAAATCGTGGAAATAGCCAAAATCGTCCACGATGCAGGCGGGCTTTTGTACTACGACGGCGCCAACGCCAACGCCATACTCGGCTTAGTGCGGCCAGGCGACATGGGCTTTGACGTGGTGCATTTCAACACGCACAAAACCTTCGGCACGCCGCACGGGGGCGGCGGACCGGGAGCGGGGCCGATCGGCGTCAAAACTGAGCTGGCGCCGTTTCTGCCATCGCCGGTGGTAAAATACGAGCACGGCGAATATTCGCTGGACTATGACCGTCCTTTGTCCATCGGGCGGGTACATTCTTTCTTTGGCAACTTCGGCGTGCTTGTGCGTACTTACGCCTATATCCGGGCCATGGGCGCGGACGGGCTAAAGCAGGCGAGCGAGGACGCCGTGCTTAACGCCAATTACTGTTTAGCGCGGCTGAAGGACGCTTTTGATTCGCTTTTTGACCGTTTCTGCATGCATGAATGTGTGCTTACCGCTAAAAAACAAAAAGCCTCCGGCGTCAAAACATTGGACATCGCCAAACGGCTTTTGGATTACGGCTTTCATCCGCCCACCATTTATTTCCCTCTGATCGTTGAGGAAGCGATCATGATCGAGCCGACCGAAACGGAAAGCCGGGAAACGCTGGATGGATTCGTGGACGCCATGATCGCCATTGCCGGCGAGGCGGCCGCCTCGCCGGATTTGGTCAAAAAAGCGCCGCATACCACGGCGGCGTCGCGCCTGGATGAAGCGGCCGCCGCGCGCAAGCCGGTCGTCAGATGGACGGGGATTTAA
- the lpdA gene encoding dihydrolipoyl dehydrogenase, whose translation MDYDIAVIGGGPGGYVAAIRAAGLGAKVALLEKDAIGGTCLNRGCIPTKTLLASAGRLRELRNCREFGLKAENIGFDFSAVMARKNSVVGQLRAGTANLVKAAGVEFINAQARLLPGKAIAAKFPGGQETISAGRIIVAAGSQAFRPPIEGADLSGATGSDELLDIEDVPESLTVIGGGVVGMEFAGIFQAFGCQVTVVEMLPNILDRMDKDIIARLSLSLRKQGVKFLTGSRVKSIARKNPGLSVTVETPKGEQEILCQRALFSAGRIPAADGLGLEDAGVAFSRQGISVNERLETNVPGIYAAGDVTGRSMLAHAAAAAGAIAAENACGQHNEMDFRDIPSCVFTAPEAAGVGLTEQAARLEGRDTLVSKFNFASNGKAAAAGETDGFVKLLADGRTQAVLGMHIMGPHASDIIMEGALAIKNNLTAKQLAHTIHPHPTFSEAVMECARAILGEPIHQIKIGRK comes from the coding sequence ATGGATTATGATATAGCGGTCATCGGCGGCGGCCCGGGCGGCTATGTGGCCGCCATACGCGCGGCCGGGCTGGGCGCGAAAGTCGCCTTGCTGGAAAAGGACGCGATCGGCGGCACCTGCCTGAACCGCGGCTGCATCCCGACCAAGACGCTGCTCGCCAGCGCCGGCCGGCTGCGGGAGTTGAGAAATTGCCGGGAATTTGGCCTGAAGGCGGAAAATATCGGCTTTGATTTCTCCGCCGTCATGGCGCGCAAAAATTCCGTGGTCGGCCAGTTGCGCGCCGGCACGGCCAACTTGGTGAAAGCGGCCGGCGTGGAGTTTATCAACGCGCAGGCGCGCCTTTTGCCGGGCAAGGCCATAGCGGCCAAATTCCCCGGCGGCCAAGAGACAATCAGCGCGGGCAGGATAATTGTCGCCGCCGGTTCCCAAGCTTTCCGGCCGCCAATAGAAGGCGCGGATCTATCGGGGGCAACCGGCAGCGACGAATTGCTCGACATTGAAGACGTGCCGGAAAGCCTGACGGTCATCGGCGGCGGAGTGGTGGGCATGGAATTTGCCGGTATCTTCCAGGCTTTCGGCTGCCAAGTTACGGTGGTGGAGATGCTGCCCAATATACTCGATCGCATGGACAAAGACATAATCGCCAGGCTGAGTTTGTCCTTGCGCAAGCAGGGCGTCAAGTTTTTGACGGGATCCCGGGTCAAAAGTATTGCCCGCAAAAATCCCGGGCTTTCCGTAACTGTGGAAACGCCCAAAGGCGAGCAGGAAATTCTCTGCCAGCGGGCGCTTTTTTCCGCCGGGCGGATACCCGCCGCAGACGGGTTGGGGTTGGAGGATGCGGGAGTGGCTTTCAGCCGGCAGGGCATTTCGGTCAACGAACGGCTGGAAACAAACGTGCCCGGCATTTACGCCGCAGGCGACGTAACCGGGCGCTCCATGCTGGCGCACGCCGCTGCGGCGGCCGGGGCAATCGCGGCGGAAAACGCTTGCGGCCAGCACAACGAGATGGATTTTCGCGACATCCCGTCCTGCGTATTCACCGCGCCGGAGGCCGCCGGCGTAGGCCTTACCGAGCAGGCCGCGCGGTTGGAGGGACGGGATACGCTTGTGAGCAAATTTAACTTCGCCAGCAACGGCAAAGCGGCGGCGGCCGGCGAAACTGACGGCTTCGTCAAATTGCTGGCCGACGGCAGGACGCAAGCGGTACTGGGCATGCATATCATGGGGCCGCACGCCAGCGACATCATTATGGAAGGCGCCCTGGCCATAAAGAACAACCTGACCGCCAAACAATTGGCCCATACTATTCATCCGCACCCGACCTTTTCCGAGGCGGTCATGGAATGTGCGCGCGCGATATTGGGCGAACCGATACACCAGATAAAAATAGGCCGCAAGTAG
- a CDS encoding transposase, with product MSYDKKYRKRTIEYLNAGHEYRETAGIFGISTNTLAKWVKMLEKTGVLTDPPPKRAPRKTRPLELQAYLKAHPNAYQSEMAAHFHCAQASVSRYLRKAGYTRKKRQSAARSRSGKSPRVPSRNRINPKVSNCLC from the coding sequence ATGAGCTATGATAAAAAATATAGGAAACGGACAATTGAATATCTGAACGCTGGACACGAATACAGAGAAACAGCCGGAATATTTGGCATATCAACAAACACCCTTGCCAAATGGGTAAAAATGCTGGAAAAAACTGGCGTGCTTACAGACCCGCCCCCTAAACGGGCTCCAAGGAAAACAAGGCCTTTGGAATTGCAGGCATATCTAAAAGCGCATCCCAACGCGTACCAGTCCGAAATGGCCGCGCACTTTCACTGCGCACAGGCATCGGTTTCCCGTTACCTAAGAAAGGCCGGTTATACACGCAAAAAAAGACAAAGCGCTGCAAGGAGCAGATCGGGGAAAAGTCCAAGAGTACCTTCGCGAAACAGAATCAATCCCAAAGTCTCGAATTGCTTATGTTGA